One region of Myxococcus xanthus genomic DNA includes:
- a CDS encoding SAM-dependent methyltransferase: MLGSPPDMGKPYRPKDHYFQKAKQEGLRARSAFKVDELIKRFPMVKKGHVVLDLGAAPGGFLQILADAVGPKGRVIGVDIVAIRPFSQPFVQTAVLDVLADDFDAKLTELHAGPFDAVISDMAPKTSGIKATDEARSLRLAGKALELAAARGRPGSSFVAKVFMGRDFEDFRNQIRALFEEVKVVRPEATRGASMEVYLVGLRRRAPEAPEAN, from the coding sequence ATGCTAGGGAGCCCCCCTGACATGGGCAAGCCCTACCGTCCTAAAGACCACTATTTCCAGAAGGCCAAGCAAGAGGGCCTGCGGGCACGTTCGGCCTTCAAGGTTGATGAACTCATCAAGCGCTTCCCCATGGTGAAGAAGGGGCACGTCGTGCTCGACCTGGGGGCGGCGCCAGGAGGTTTCCTCCAGATATTGGCGGACGCCGTGGGGCCGAAGGGCCGCGTCATCGGCGTGGACATCGTCGCCATCCGTCCCTTCAGCCAGCCCTTCGTGCAGACGGCGGTGCTGGACGTGCTCGCGGATGACTTCGACGCGAAGCTGACCGAGCTCCATGCCGGCCCCTTCGACGCCGTCATCTCCGACATGGCCCCCAAGACGAGCGGCATCAAGGCCACCGACGAGGCGCGCAGCCTGCGGCTGGCGGGCAAGGCGCTGGAGTTGGCCGCGGCGCGGGGGCGGCCCGGGTCGTCCTTCGTGGCCAAGGTCTTCATGGGCCGGGACTTCGAGGACTTCCGCAACCAGATCCGCGCCCTCTTCGAAGAGGTGAAGGTGGTCCGGCCGGAAGCCACCCGCGGCGCCAGCATGGAGGTCTACCTGGTGGGTCTTCGCCGCCGTGCGCCAGAGGCCCCGGAGGCGAACTGA